The following proteins are encoded in a genomic region of Sander lucioperca isolate FBNREF2018 chromosome 23, SLUC_FBN_1.2, whole genome shotgun sequence:
- the LOC116061925 gene encoding protein NLRC3-like — translation MSDLEEEEDGAESVVSGCQSMKSDQSKHEPLIFSTEPGPSDTKLTSDQKMSDLEEEEDGAESVVSGCQSMKSDQSKHEPLIFSTEPGPSDTKKRKRSDVCEEEQPSCCALCQDVLRDPVSTSCGHWFCRQCITSYWDQSASSGDSCCPQCGERSRTMYVVKHKHKISVKGTYERVTEGADQTGSGTPLNRIYTALYITDELSEEVNTQHEVRQLETASKMKTLHDSPIKCSDIFKALPDQQKHIRVVMMLGVAGVGKTFSVQKFCLDWAKGLENQDVDLVIPLSFRELNLIKDEQYSLLELLPVFHTTLQEVTAEQLAGSKVLFIFDGLDESRLSLDFNKNEVVSDVTKKSSVNVLLTNLIQGKLLPSALIWITSRPAAANQIPPACVDRVTEVRGFTDDQKEEYFRKRVSDEELSSRIISHIKTSRSLHIMCLIPVFCWITATVLDHMLTTDKRGELPKTLTDMYSHFLLVQTKRKKLKYAEGHETSPQELTEADREVLLKLGKLAFEQLKKGNIMFYQEDLERCGLDVTEASLYSGVCSEIFKRESVIFQKTVYCFVHLSVQEFLAAVYLFHCYTNRNTKALEDFLGKGWDCDNSDPNDGNDNNYPSLDVFLKTAMEKSLESKNGHLDLFVRFLHGLFLESNQRLLGGLLGQADNSPEIIQRAINNLKEKKTKMSPDRSINIFHCLTEINDHSVHQEIQEFLKSENRSEKKLSEIHCSALAYMLQMSEEVLDELDLSQYKTSPEGRLRLVPAVENCRKALLVDCSLSEISCAALVSALKSNPSHLRELDLSNNKNLKDSGVKRLCAGLESPNCRLETLRLFCCRLSEISCAALVSALKSNPSHLRELDLGNNKLKDSGVKLLCGFLESPNCRLETLGLWGCGLSEISCAALVSALKSNPSHLKKLDLRGNNLKESDVKQLCDLKESPDCRLETLE, via the exons aaagaggaagaggagtgatgTTTGTGAGGAGGAGCAGCCATCCTGCTGTGCTTTGTGTCAGGACGTCCTGAGGGATCCAGTCTCTACCAGCTGTGGACACTGGTTCTGCAGACAGTGCATCACCTCATACTGGGACCAGTCTGCTTCATCAGGAGACTCCTGCTGTCCCCAGTGTGGAGAAAGATCCAGAACAA TGTACgttgttaaacataaacataagatcAGTGTGAAGGGGACATATGAACGTGTGACTGAAGGGGCTGATCAAACAGGAAGTGGAACTCCCCTCAACAGGATCTACACTGCGCTCTACATCACAGATGAACTGAGTGAAGAAGTTAATACCCAACATGAGGTGAGGCAGCTCGAGACAGCTTCCAAGATGAAGACCCTCCATGACTCTCCAATCAAGTGCAGCGACATCTTTAAAGCCTTACCTGaccaacagaaacacatcagagTCGTTATGATGCTCGGCGTCGCTGGCGTTGGAAAAACCTTCTCAGTGCAGAAGTTCTGTCTGGACTGGGCCAAGGGTTTGGAAAACCAAGATGTGGATCTGGTGATTCCTCTTTCCTTCAGGGAGCTGAACTTGATCAAAGATGAGCAGTACAGtcttctggagctgctccctGTTTTCCATACAACATTACAGGAGGTCACAGCAGAGCAGCTCGCTGGCTCTAAAGTtctcttcatctttgacggCCTGGATGAAAGCAGACTTTCACTGGATTTCAACAAAAATGAGGTTGTTTCTGATGTCACTAAGAAGTCATCAGTCAACGTGCTGTTGACAAACCTCATCCAGGGGaagctgcttccctctgctctcatCTGGATAACTtcccgacctgcagcagccaatcagatccctcctgcaTGTGTTGACAGGGTAACAGAAGTACGAGGCTTCACTGACgaccagaaggaggagtacttcaggaagagagtcagtgatgaagagctgtccagcagaatcatctcccacatcaagacatccaggagcctccacatcatgtgtctgatcccagtcttctgctggatcactgctacagttctggaccacatgttgactacagacaagagaggagagctgcccaagaccctgactgacatgtactcacacttcctgctggttcagacaaagaggaagaagctcAAGTATGCTGAGGGACATGAGACGAGTCCACAGGAGCTGACGGAGGCTGACAGGGAAGTTCTTCTGAAGCTGGGGAAGTTGGCGTTTGAACAGCTGaagaaaggaaacatcatgttctacCAAGAAGACCTGGAGCGCTGTGGTCTGGATGTCACAGAGGCCTCGCTGTACTCAGGAGTTTGttcagagatcttcaaaagagagagtgtgatcttccagaaaacagtctactgcttcgttcatctgagtgttcaggagtttctggctgcagtcTACCTGTTCCACTGTTACACCAACAGGAACACAAAGGCACTGGAGGACTTCCTGGGGAAAGGCTGGGACTGTGACAACAGTGACCCGAACGATGGCAATGATAACAATTACCCATCCCTGGATGTCTTCCTGAAGACAGCCATGGAGAAATCCCTTGAGAGTAAAAATGGCCACCTGGACCTGTTTGTCCGCTTCCTTCATGGCCTCTTTCTGGAGTCCAACCAGAGACTCTTAGGAGGCCTGCTGGGTCAGGCAGACAACAGTCCAGAAATCATCCAGAGAGCCATCAACAACCTGAAGGAGAAGAAGACCAAAATGTCTCCTGACAGAAGCATCAACATCTTCCACTGTCTGACGGAGATCAACGACCACTCAGTCCATCAGGAGATCCAAGAGTTCCTGAAGTCAGAGAACAGATCAGAGAAGAAACTCTCTGAGATCCACTGCTCAGCTCTGGCCTACATGCTGCAGATGTCAGAGGAGGTTCTGGATGAGTTGGATCTGAGTCAGTACAAAACATCACCGGAGGGACGACTGAGACTGGTTCCAGCTGTGGAGAACTGCAGAAAGGCTCT ATTGGTTGACTGcagtttgtcagagatcagctgtgctgctctggtctcagctctgaagtccaacccctcccatctgagagagctggacctgagcaaCAACAAGaacctgaaggattcaggagtgaagcgtCTGTGTGCTGGATTGGagagtccaaactgtagactggagactctgag atTGTTCTGCTGCAGGTTGTCAGAAATCAGCTGTGCtgctctggtctcagctctgaagtccaacccctcccatctgagagagctggacctgggTAACAACAAGctgaaggattcaggagtgaagctgctgtgtggttttctggaaagtccaaactgtagactggagactctggg atTGTGGGGCTGCggtttgtcagagatcagctgtgctgctctggtctcagctctgaagtccaacccctcccatctgaagAAGCTGGACCTGAGGGGCAACAACCTGAAGGAGTCAGACGTGAAGCAGCTGTGTGATCTGAAGGAGAGTCCagactgtagactggagactctggaGTAA